From Edaphobacter lichenicola, the proteins below share one genomic window:
- a CDS encoding LLM class flavin-dependent oxidoreductase, translating to MQIGIDSFAALVPDPITGQTVTAQQRIAHLLEEIRLADEVGLDQFGLGEHHRTEYLDSAPAVILAAASSITKTIRLTSAVTVLSAADPVRVFQEFATLDLLSGGRAEIVAGRGSFIESFPLFGLKLEDYDDLFAEKLDLLLALREGNNIHWKGKHRAALTGQGVFPRPLQNPLPVWLGVGGTPESFIRAGMLGLPLMVAIIGGEPHRFRPLIDLYREAGKHAGHAPDSLKVGIHALGYVADTDQQASDDFFPGYAEAFTKIGKERGWPPVTRSQFEALRRPTGALMVSDPETVAAKLLKMNEALGGISRISFQMSVAALHHDKLLHAIELLGTRAAPIVRKALLKPTATK from the coding sequence ATGCAGATCGGCATTGACAGCTTCGCCGCACTCGTTCCAGACCCCATCACCGGCCAAACCGTCACAGCGCAGCAGCGCATCGCCCATCTCCTCGAAGAGATCAGGCTCGCCGATGAAGTGGGCCTCGACCAGTTCGGCCTCGGCGAGCATCACCGCACTGAGTACCTCGACTCCGCCCCCGCCGTCATCCTCGCCGCCGCCTCCTCCATCACCAAAACCATCCGCCTCACCTCTGCCGTCACCGTCCTCAGCGCCGCCGATCCCGTCCGCGTCTTCCAGGAGTTCGCAACCCTCGACCTCCTCTCCGGCGGCCGTGCCGAAATCGTCGCAGGCCGCGGCTCCTTCATCGAATCCTTCCCTCTCTTCGGCCTCAAGCTCGAAGACTACGATGACCTCTTCGCCGAAAAGCTCGACCTCCTCCTCGCCCTCCGCGAAGGCAACAACATCCATTGGAAAGGCAAACACCGCGCCGCACTCACCGGTCAGGGAGTCTTCCCGCGTCCGCTGCAAAACCCGCTGCCCGTCTGGCTCGGCGTAGGTGGCACCCCGGAGTCCTTCATCCGCGCCGGCATGCTCGGCCTGCCCCTCATGGTCGCCATCATCGGCGGTGAGCCCCACCGCTTCCGCCCCCTCATCGACCTCTACCGCGAAGCAGGCAAGCACGCCGGCCACGCCCCCGACTCCCTCAAAGTCGGCATCCACGCCCTCGGCTACGTAGCCGACACCGACCAGCAAGCCTCCGACGACTTCTTCCCCGGCTACGCCGAAGCCTTCACCAAGATCGGCAAAGAGCGCGGCTGGCCGCCAGTCACCCGCAGCCAGTTCGAAGCCCTCCGCCGCCCCACCGGCGCGCTCATGGTCAGCGACCCCGAGACCGTAGCCGCAAAGCTCCTCAAGATGAACGAAGCCCTCGGCGGCATCTCCCGCATCAGCTTCCAGATGAGCGTAGCCGCCCTCCACCACGACAAACTCCTCCACGCCATCGAACTCCTCGGCACCCGCGCAGCCCCCATCGTCCGCAAAGCTCTCCTCAAACCCACCGCGACAAAATAA
- a CDS encoding patatin-like phospholipase family protein, producing MSLHRRKNHTRLLPLALLFAASIAHSQTPEANPAPPPAPQTTQPNEASPVLRHHPRVALVLEGGGALGFAHIGVLQYLEQHHIPIDLIVGTSMGGLVGGLYATGRSPDEIRNLVQNIDWDRAIGGRTPFPDLSYRRKQDRVEYPNRLEFGLRHGLSLPEGLNTGQQVGLILDAATLADYNLKSFDDLPTPFRCVATNMNTGRAHVFDNGSLARALRATMSIPALFVPVVIDGVTYTDGAAVDNLPVDVAKANGADIIIASYLDNTGGPQTTPGSFLATTGNFVSIAIAANEMRSLEAADILITSKLQGFTSTMFPKSAEIIPKGVTAAEAKAKLLDRFSVSDAEWAAYRAQRNSRRQAQPPNPQFVTVAGVNTPAALEIERSLRQIINQPIDTKFLDQEMTRYVGYGTLNAAGYTMIDRDGTPGLNINTYPRYNGPPFLDLAINIDGSDTQDVLFGMAGRIIFQNLGGFRSEWRTDAFFGYSYGVRSEYYRPFTPHSQFFYAPRAYATSTRFDFYNEGTKTSQYQINQSGVGFDAGYTWKRSAELRFGQDEYWYSVTKRIDFDNLSIPPQQQSVTSLRFTSYNTDNSVLPFRGVNTFLRIERHEPSKGNDPFTLAEARVAAYLPLTAKDSVFLTASGGTAFGAPPEVTDLQGFPLGGPFRLGSYGRNELLGTQYWLFQGGYERKIFQLPPLLGEGVYAVGFFEGGKVYNNLNAADELESEAYDGSFVLVTRTALGPIYIGGASGNNDHRKWWFGLGHVF from the coding sequence ATGTCGCTGCACCGAAGAAAAAATCACACCCGGCTCCTGCCTCTCGCACTTCTCTTCGCCGCCAGCATCGCGCACAGCCAGACCCCGGAAGCAAATCCCGCACCCCCTCCCGCACCCCAGACAACCCAACCCAACGAAGCCTCACCCGTCCTCCGGCACCACCCCCGCGTCGCCCTCGTCCTCGAAGGCGGCGGAGCCCTCGGCTTCGCTCACATCGGCGTCCTCCAGTATCTTGAGCAGCATCACATCCCCATCGACCTCATCGTAGGGACCAGCATGGGCGGACTCGTAGGCGGGCTCTACGCCACCGGCCGCAGCCCCGACGAGATCCGCAACCTCGTCCAGAACATCGACTGGGACAGAGCCATCGGCGGCCGCACTCCGTTCCCCGATCTCTCCTACCGCCGCAAACAGGATCGCGTCGAGTACCCCAACCGCCTCGAGTTCGGCCTCCGCCACGGCCTCTCTCTCCCCGAAGGCCTCAACACCGGCCAGCAGGTCGGCCTCATCCTCGACGCCGCCACCCTCGCCGACTACAACCTCAAATCCTTCGACGACCTCCCCACCCCCTTCCGCTGCGTCGCCACCAACATGAACACCGGCCGCGCCCACGTCTTTGACAACGGCTCTCTCGCCCGCGCCCTCCGCGCCACCATGTCCATCCCCGCCCTCTTCGTCCCCGTCGTCATCGACGGCGTCACCTACACCGACGGCGCAGCCGTAGACAACCTCCCCGTCGACGTCGCCAAGGCCAACGGAGCCGACATCATCATCGCCAGCTACCTCGACAACACCGGCGGCCCGCAGACCACCCCAGGGTCTTTCCTCGCCACCACCGGAAACTTCGTCAGCATCGCCATCGCCGCCAACGAGATGCGCAGCCTCGAAGCCGCCGACATCCTCATCACCTCCAAACTCCAGGGCTTCACCAGCACCATGTTCCCCAAATCCGCAGAGATCATCCCAAAAGGCGTGACCGCCGCCGAAGCCAAAGCAAAACTCCTCGACCGCTTCTCCGTCTCCGACGCCGAGTGGGCCGCCTACCGCGCCCAGCGCAACTCCCGCCGCCAAGCCCAACCGCCCAATCCACAATTTGTAACCGTAGCAGGTGTAAATACCCCTGCCGCCCTCGAGATCGAGCGCAGCCTCCGCCAGATCATCAACCAACCCATCGACACAAAGTTCCTCGACCAGGAGATGACCCGCTACGTAGGCTACGGCACCCTCAACGCCGCCGGCTACACCATGATCGACCGCGACGGCACTCCGGGCCTGAACATCAACACCTACCCCCGCTACAACGGCCCGCCCTTCCTCGACCTCGCCATCAACATCGACGGCTCCGACACCCAGGACGTCCTCTTCGGCATGGCCGGCCGCATCATCTTTCAGAACCTCGGCGGCTTCCGCTCCGAGTGGCGCACCGACGCCTTCTTCGGCTACTCCTACGGCGTCCGAAGCGAGTACTACCGCCCCTTCACCCCGCACAGTCAGTTCTTCTACGCGCCCCGCGCCTACGCCACCAGCACCCGGTTCGACTTCTACAACGAAGGCACCAAGACCTCGCAGTATCAAATCAACCAGAGCGGTGTAGGCTTCGACGCAGGCTACACCTGGAAGCGCAGCGCAGAACTCCGCTTCGGTCAGGACGAGTACTGGTACTCCGTCACCAAGCGCATCGACTTCGACAACCTCTCCATCCCGCCCCAGCAGCAGAGCGTCACCTCCCTGCGTTTCACCTCCTACAACACCGACAACTCCGTCCTCCCCTTCCGCGGCGTCAACACCTTCCTCCGCATCGAACGCCATGAACCCTCCAAAGGCAACGATCCCTTCACCCTCGCCGAAGCCCGCGTCGCCGCCTACCTCCCCCTCACTGCAAAGGACTCCGTCTTCCTCACTGCTAGCGGAGGCACAGCCTTCGGCGCACCGCCCGAGGTCACCGACCTCCAGGGCTTCCCTCTAGGCGGACCCTTCCGCCTCGGCTCCTACGGCCGCAACGAGCTACTCGGCACCCAGTACTGGCTCTTTCAAGGAGGCTACGAGCGCAAGATCTTCCAGCTCCCACCCCTCCTCGGCGAAGGCGTCTACGCCGTCGGATTCTTCGAAGGCGGCAAGGTCTACAACAACCTCAACGCCGCCGACGAACTGGAGTCCGAAGCCTACGACGGCAGCTTCGTCCTCGTCACCCGCACCGCGCTCGGCCCCATCTACATCGGCGGAGCCTCCGGCAACAACGACCATCGCAAGTGGTGGTTCGGCCTCGGCCACGTCTTCTAG
- a CDS encoding sugar phosphate isomerase/epimerase family protein, whose product MNPSRRLFLQQSAAVSLASLLPFRSAFGETSMPIGIQLYTVQDELKKDAVATLHALAKIGYREVESFPLQDITAAQMRTMLDDAGLKCPSAHLFFGVADNAQLFDQANALGAHYAVSSVLLPNTLQGADLPKMMDIIKAFTLDDFKKIAAKANEIGAQAQKAGLQYAYHNHNFEFRDYSGHTGYEILIKETDPKLVKFELDCGWMVTSGNNPIDYFKKYPGRYPLMHAKDFPADTPVTTTLGVDPNHRPTEIGRGHIDFKPIIAAAEKSGLQHIFVEQDPPIEGMTSLEAVGVSYEALRPLV is encoded by the coding sequence ATGAATCCCTCACGTCGTCTCTTCCTGCAGCAGTCCGCCGCCGTCAGCCTAGCCTCCCTGTTGCCCTTCCGTTCTGCGTTCGGCGAAACCAGCATGCCCATCGGCATCCAGCTCTACACCGTGCAGGACGAGCTGAAAAAGGACGCCGTCGCCACCCTGCACGCCCTCGCAAAGATCGGCTACCGCGAGGTCGAGTCCTTCCCCCTCCAGGACATCACCGCCGCGCAGATGCGAACCATGCTCGACGACGCCGGCCTCAAATGCCCCAGCGCGCATCTCTTCTTCGGCGTGGCCGACAACGCCCAGCTCTTCGACCAGGCCAACGCCCTCGGCGCCCACTACGCCGTCAGCTCCGTCCTCCTTCCCAACACCCTCCAGGGCGCCGACCTCCCAAAGATGATGGACATCATCAAAGCCTTCACCCTCGACGACTTCAAAAAGATCGCCGCCAAAGCCAACGAGATCGGAGCCCAGGCCCAGAAGGCCGGCCTCCAGTACGCTTATCACAATCACAACTTCGAGTTCCGCGACTACAGCGGCCACACCGGCTACGAGATTCTGATCAAAGAGACCGACCCCAAACTCGTTAAGTTCGAGCTCGACTGCGGCTGGATGGTCACCTCCGGCAACAACCCCATCGACTACTTCAAAAAATATCCCGGCCGCTATCCCCTCATGCACGCCAAGGACTTCCCCGCCGACACTCCCGTCACCACCACGCTCGGCGTCGACCCCAACCACCGCCCCACCGAGATCGGCCGCGGTCACATCGACTTCAAACCCATCATCGCTGCCGCAGAGAAGTCAGGCCTCCAGCACATCTTCGTCGAACAGGATCCACCCATCGAAGGAATGACCTCGCTCGAAGCCGTAGGCGTCAGCTACGAGGCACTCCGTCCCCTCGTCTAA
- a CDS encoding rhodanese-like domain-containing protein, protein MSVTAIVVAVLCVLVLGWVVRRVLAGREVREKSIEPEALYALLKAKKILLYDVRQPLDFLAHPEIIPGATRIAPKDIAGRTAAFPRDQHSVIYCTGGDDETSQMVLGKARALNFTRVKLLKGGLAAWKEKGYPVEAYTESFHLDTAT, encoded by the coding sequence ATGAGCGTGACGGCTATCGTTGTTGCGGTGCTTTGCGTTCTGGTCCTTGGGTGGGTCGTGCGGCGCGTTCTTGCCGGGCGCGAGGTGAGGGAGAAGAGCATTGAGCCTGAGGCTTTGTATGCGCTGCTGAAGGCGAAGAAGATTCTGCTCTACGATGTGCGCCAGCCGTTGGACTTTCTGGCGCATCCTGAGATTATTCCCGGCGCGACGAGGATCGCGCCTAAGGATATTGCAGGGCGAACGGCTGCGTTTCCTCGCGATCAGCACTCAGTGATCTATTGCACGGGCGGCGACGATGAGACCAGTCAGATGGTGTTGGGCAAGGCGCGTGCGCTGAACTTTACACGCGTGAAGCTGCTGAAGGGCGGGCTTGCCGCGTGGAAGGAGAAGGGATATCCGGTGGAGGCCTACACCGAGTCTTTTCACCTGGACACGGCGACGTAG
- a CDS encoding DUF2461 domain-containing protein: protein MATQFSNEALKFLRGLKKNNDREWFGERKDVYEKQLKEPMLGLIGEVNEAMAEFSPEHVRPANKILMRIYRDIRFSKDKRPYKHHVSAWWARDGLQKTSGGGFYLQVSSTDVLIAAGVYMPEREQLLAIRRYLVDHHLEFRRIMAGKKLRSLMQETETLSLTRPPKGFAADDPAIDLIMCKQWGLSATLPVERATSPGLLKDVVERFRVAAPLIRLLNTPLVGKPKRSLF from the coding sequence ATGGCGACACAATTTTCGAATGAGGCTTTGAAGTTTTTGCGGGGGCTGAAGAAGAACAACGACCGCGAGTGGTTTGGAGAGCGCAAGGACGTCTACGAGAAGCAGCTGAAGGAGCCGATGCTGGGGCTGATCGGCGAGGTGAATGAGGCGATGGCGGAGTTTTCGCCGGAGCACGTGCGGCCAGCCAACAAGATCCTGATGCGGATCTACCGTGACATTCGCTTCAGCAAGGACAAGCGGCCTTACAAACATCATGTTTCGGCGTGGTGGGCGAGGGATGGTCTGCAGAAGACCTCGGGGGGCGGGTTCTATCTGCAGGTGAGCTCGACGGACGTGCTGATCGCCGCCGGGGTTTATATGCCGGAGCGGGAGCAGCTGCTGGCGATACGGCGCTACCTGGTGGATCATCATCTGGAGTTTCGCAGGATCATGGCGGGGAAGAAGCTGCGGTCATTGATGCAAGAGACCGAGACGCTGTCGCTGACGCGGCCGCCGAAGGGGTTTGCTGCGGATGATCCGGCGATTGATTTGATCATGTGCAAGCAGTGGGGATTGTCGGCTACTCTGCCGGTGGAGCGGGCTACTTCGCCTGGGCTGCTGAAGGATGTGGTGGAGCGGTTCAGGGTGGCTGCGCCTTTGATTCGGCTGCTGAATACTCCGCTGGTTGGTAAGCCTAAGAGGTCTCTCTTTTAA
- the mnmE gene encoding tRNA uridine-5-carboxymethylaminomethyl(34) synthesis GTPase MnmE yields the protein MSDSNPNSDSSFLSEDTIVAISTPPGRGGIGIVRLSGPAARAIAEPLLKLRHPLAPGQARFAEILDSTGEILDEAVVTYFQSPHSYTSEDVVEIAAHGSPVLLDHLLRQCAAHGARLAEPGEFTQRAFLSGRLDLTQAEAVHDLIESTTLHQARIAAQQLGGSLSRQITPIKQQLISLIAVMEAGIDFAEDDIDLLPQAQITTQIAAIQAPLTALEHSFAYGRIVREGFTMAIVGRPNVGKSSLFNRLVQRDRAIVTATPGTTRDLVTERVSLNGIPVELIDTAGLRDSADEAESIGIKKSREAMSEADIVLLVLDATAAPHEEDKATAAALAGRPFLIVINKQDLEHPESQIPETALQLVRTSALTGSGIPELRRAILSLMTKEIPNIETAVLTNQRQQQSISDALAALHQARRAATAIIPHEMILLDLYEALRALDAFTGSTSSDDILNLIFTKFCIGK from the coding sequence GTGAGCGACTCCAACCCCAACTCCGATTCCAGCTTCCTCTCTGAAGACACCATCGTAGCCATCTCCACCCCACCCGGCCGCGGCGGCATCGGCATCGTCCGCCTCTCCGGCCCCGCCGCCCGCGCCATCGCCGAACCCCTCCTCAAACTCCGCCATCCCCTCGCCCCCGGCCAGGCGCGCTTCGCCGAAATCCTTGATTCCACAGGCGAAATCCTCGACGAAGCAGTCGTCACCTACTTCCAGTCCCCCCATTCCTACACCTCCGAAGACGTAGTAGAGATCGCTGCCCACGGCTCCCCCGTCCTCCTCGATCACCTCCTCCGCCAATGCGCAGCCCATGGCGCCCGCCTCGCCGAACCAGGCGAATTCACCCAGCGAGCCTTCCTCTCCGGCCGCCTCGACCTCACCCAGGCCGAAGCTGTCCACGACCTCATCGAATCCACCACCCTCCACCAGGCCCGCATCGCAGCCCAGCAGCTGGGCGGCTCCCTCTCCCGTCAGATAACCCCAATAAAGCAACAACTTATAAGCCTCATCGCCGTAATGGAAGCCGGCATCGACTTCGCCGAAGACGACATCGACCTCCTCCCCCAAGCTCAAATCACCACCCAAATCGCAGCAATCCAAGCCCCCCTCACCGCACTGGAGCACTCCTTTGCCTACGGCCGCATCGTCCGTGAAGGCTTCACCATGGCCATCGTTGGCCGCCCCAACGTCGGTAAATCCTCTCTTTTCAATCGTCTCGTTCAACGCGACCGCGCCATCGTCACCGCTACACCAGGTACAACCCGAGACCTAGTCACAGAACGCGTCTCCCTTAACGGCATCCCAGTCGAACTCATCGACACCGCAGGCCTGCGCGACTCCGCTGACGAGGCCGAGTCCATAGGGATCAAGAAATCTCGTGAAGCCATGTCAGAAGCCGACATAGTACTTCTCGTGCTGGATGCCACTGCGGCGCCCCACGAAGAAGATAAAGCAACGGCAGCCGCTTTGGCGGGCCGCCCTTTCCTTATTGTTATCAACAAACAAGACCTCGAACACCCGGAATCGCAGATCCCGGAAACTGCTCTTCAATTGGTTCGGACGTCTGCGCTCACTGGATCGGGTATCCCAGAGTTACGTCGCGCAATCCTGTCGCTGATGACGAAAGAGATCCCAAACATCGAAACCGCAGTTCTAACAAACCAACGGCAACAGCAATCAATATCGGACGCGTTGGCAGCTCTTCATCAAGCACGACGTGCGGCAACCGCAATCATCCCTCACGAGATGATCCTTCTGGATCTCTACGAAGCTCTTCGCGCTCTCGATGCATTCACAGGCTCTACATCGAGCGATGACATACTGAACCTCATCTTCACCAAGTTCTGTATCGGCAAATAA
- a CDS encoding GGDEF domain-containing protein, whose translation MPSTSIHELAIQQVERLSRRGFQRLSLPGPLENAFEQSTLARRSERLWLEGLVAIGLFNIYVLVDHLLQGSGSWLPVQLRLCIVTPLALLINLSMRWSPNKIYRETSIAAVSCLIGVMHLYIESNKNATSSAYAQVGLIVAVIFVNVVMRLQFFYALSASAIMLASDLVFIQHDHFLNSSEKLLGITLAVCAISMTVIANYSTGREERLGFLMRLRSEIQSKELSFLNVELQRISSIDSLTGLANRHAYELQFAKLWSESVDSGSCLSAIVIDIDHFKLTNDTRGHLYGDRVLVRVASLLLQGLRCKDDFAARFGGEEFVVLLPGTTQEGAMIVAERIRKLVEVAGSPALPEPGSHPRLSTVSCGGASCYPSDITCKEDLLEAADKALYRAKASGRNRVCWGELSIRQYQSYSSSRRHRILVKSDSLPLTSVD comes from the coding sequence ATGCCGAGCACTTCCATTCACGAGCTCGCGATTCAGCAGGTCGAGCGGCTTTCACGAAGAGGGTTTCAGCGACTGTCGCTGCCGGGGCCCCTTGAGAACGCCTTCGAGCAGTCGACGCTCGCTCGACGATCCGAACGTCTCTGGCTCGAAGGCCTGGTAGCGATTGGCCTCTTCAATATTTATGTCCTTGTAGACCACCTTCTTCAGGGCAGCGGCTCCTGGCTTCCGGTACAACTCCGCCTGTGCATTGTCACGCCTCTGGCCCTGCTGATTAATCTCAGCATGCGCTGGAGTCCAAACAAGATCTATCGCGAAACAAGCATCGCCGCAGTGAGCTGTCTTATAGGAGTAATGCACCTTTACATCGAGAGTAATAAAAATGCGACCTCCTCCGCGTACGCTCAAGTAGGCCTGATTGTCGCGGTCATCTTTGTCAATGTCGTGATGCGGCTTCAGTTCTTTTACGCTCTCAGCGCATCGGCCATTATGCTGGCAAGCGATCTCGTCTTCATTCAACACGATCACTTCCTGAACTCTTCGGAGAAGCTGCTCGGAATCACCCTGGCGGTCTGCGCCATTTCGATGACCGTGATTGCGAACTACAGCACCGGCAGAGAAGAGCGACTGGGCTTCCTGATGCGGCTGCGCAGCGAGATCCAAAGCAAAGAGCTCTCCTTCCTGAACGTTGAGCTGCAAAGAATTTCGAGCATCGATAGCCTGACTGGACTGGCCAATCGGCATGCTTACGAGCTGCAGTTTGCCAAACTGTGGAGCGAGTCTGTCGACTCCGGCTCATGCTTATCCGCCATCGTGATCGACATCGATCACTTCAAGCTCACAAACGACACCCGCGGGCATCTGTACGGCGACCGCGTCTTGGTGCGAGTTGCTTCTCTGCTGCTCCAAGGTCTGCGTTGTAAGGACGATTTCGCAGCCAGATTCGGTGGTGAAGAGTTCGTAGTTTTGCTTCCCGGCACAACTCAGGAAGGAGCGATGATCGTCGCCGAACGCATTCGCAAGCTCGTCGAGGTGGCTGGTTCTCCAGCGCTCCCTGAGCCCGGCAGCCATCCCAGGCTTTCAACGGTAAGCTGCGGCGGAGCATCCTGCTACCCGAGCGACATTACCTGCAAGGAGGACCTGTTGGAGGCGGCTGATAAGGCGCTCTACCGGGCAAAGGCATCGGGGCGCAACCGGGTATGCTGGGGCGAATTATCGATCAGGCAATACCAATCATATTCCTCATCCAGGCGACATAGGATTTTGGTGAAAAGCGATTCGCTGCCACTGACAAGTGTCGACTAA
- the panC gene encoding pantoate--beta-alanine ligase, with product MKIVKSVAEMQGICRELRTRGVSIGFAPTMGALHRGHLSLVQRARSECQTVIASIFVNPLQFAPGEDFAQYPRTFDEDCRQLEAEGVAVLFAPEAKEMYPSGAVTTITVSGIGDRLDGASRPGHFTGVATVVAKLFHIIAPHRAYFGQKDAAQIAVLRQMVQDLNFDLELVSCPIVRDADGLALSSRNRYLSFPEREQALVLHRALTEIEQSIAHGERRSSALLQIGRITLETATGIKVDYLAIVDARSLLPEASAERGALVAVAAYVGRTRLIDNLLVA from the coding sequence ATGAAGATCGTGAAGAGTGTTGCGGAGATGCAAGGCATCTGCCGCGAACTCCGGACGCGAGGCGTCTCCATAGGCTTTGCGCCGACGATGGGTGCGCTTCATAGGGGTCATCTCTCCCTGGTCCAGCGAGCCCGCTCTGAATGTCAGACGGTCATAGCGTCGATCTTCGTCAATCCCCTCCAGTTCGCGCCAGGAGAAGACTTCGCCCAGTATCCACGAACCTTCGACGAAGACTGCAGGCAGCTCGAGGCGGAAGGAGTCGCTGTCCTGTTCGCCCCCGAGGCTAAGGAGATGTACCCCAGCGGCGCTGTAACAACCATCACCGTATCCGGCATCGGCGACCGGTTGGACGGAGCCTCCCGCCCCGGCCACTTCACCGGGGTAGCCACCGTTGTTGCCAAGCTGTTTCACATCATCGCACCGCACCGCGCCTACTTCGGTCAGAAAGATGCCGCGCAGATCGCCGTCCTGCGACAGATGGTTCAGGATCTCAACTTCGACCTGGAGCTGGTGAGTTGCCCTATCGTGCGAGACGCAGATGGCCTGGCTCTGAGCAGCAGAAATAGATACCTTAGCTTTCCGGAGCGCGAACAGGCATTAGTCCTGCATCGAGCACTCACCGAAATCGAACAGAGCATCGCCCACGGCGAACGCCGCAGCTCAGCGCTCTTACAGATTGGAAGAATCACTTTGGAGACCGCAACGGGCATAAAGGTGGACTACCTCGCCATCGTCGACGCCCGATCGCTTCTCCCAGAGGCATCTGCGGAGAGGGGCGCGCTCGTCGCAGTGGCGGCCTATGTGGGCCGCACGCGTCTGATCGACAACCTTCTCGTGGCCTGA
- the panB gene encoding 3-methyl-2-oxobutanoate hydroxymethyltransferase yields the protein MSLTTFSTERADAPGGRQADSPAKVTVPSLLEKKLLRRPISAITAYDYASARLVDEAGLDVVLVGDSLAMVMQGHENTLAVTMDEMLLYTRGVRRAVKRALLVADMPFGSYHTDDREALANAIRFVKESGAEAVKLEGGRERAELIRRITAAEIPVMGHIGLTPQSVHRMGGYKVQGKTMQAIDELRTDALALEEAGCFAIVLEGVPRELAHIITEELRIPTIGIGAGPDCDGQILVLHDMMAMTFSPPAKFVRRYADVAGVMRKALEVYRHDVEARTFPADAESYHFSREVRELMHESTEATEPAEPIEAVG from the coding sequence ATGAGTTTGACCACGTTCTCAACGGAACGAGCCGACGCCCCGGGTGGGCGACAGGCCGATTCCCCCGCCAAAGTTACCGTCCCATCCCTCCTCGAAAAGAAACTTCTACGCCGGCCAATCAGCGCCATCACGGCCTATGACTACGCCAGCGCCAGGCTCGTCGACGAGGCTGGCCTCGACGTCGTCCTCGTCGGCGACTCGCTCGCCATGGTCATGCAGGGCCACGAAAACACCCTCGCCGTCACCATGGACGAGATGCTCCTCTACACCCGCGGAGTGCGCCGTGCCGTAAAACGCGCCCTGCTGGTGGCCGACATGCCCTTCGGCAGCTACCACACCGACGACCGCGAGGCCCTCGCCAACGCGATCCGCTTCGTCAAGGAGTCGGGTGCCGAAGCCGTCAAGCTCGAAGGTGGCCGCGAACGCGCCGAGCTTATTCGCCGAATCACAGCCGCCGAGATCCCCGTCATGGGACACATCGGCCTCACTCCCCAGAGCGTCCATCGTATGGGAGGCTACAAAGTCCAGGGCAAGACGATGCAGGCGATCGACGAGCTGCGCACCGACGCTCTCGCTCTCGAGGAGGCAGGCTGCTTCGCCATCGTCCTTGAGGGTGTGCCCCGCGAACTCGCCCACATCATCACCGAAGAGCTTCGCATCCCCACCATCGGAATCGGTGCCGGCCCCGACTGCGACGGACAGATCCTCGTCCTCCACGACATGATGGCCATGACCTTCTCGCCTCCCGCAAAGTTTGTCCGGCGGTATGCCGACGTAGCGGGAGTCATGCGCAAGGCGTTGGAGGTGTACCGGCACGACGTCGAAGCCCGAACCTTCCCCGCGGACGCCGAAAGCTACCACTTCTCGCGCGAGGTCCGCGAATTGATGCATGAGTCGACCGAAGCAACCGAGCCGGCCGAACCCATCGAAGCAGTGGGATAG